A genomic window from Thermomicrobiales bacterium includes:
- a CDS encoding helix-turn-helix domain-containing protein, with protein MNDGRFQESFCPKFHKSVELIGRRWTGAILRALLSGENRFSDIAHAIPGLSDRLLSERLKELETEGVVTRVVYPETPVRIEYHLTEKGQDLGLVVEAISDWSARWACEESAASESPELVVISAN; from the coding sequence ATGAACGATGGACGATTTCAGGAAAGCTTTTGCCCCAAGTTTCACAAGTCGGTCGAACTGATCGGCCGGCGATGGACGGGGGCGATCTTGCGCGCCCTGCTCAGCGGGGAAAACCGGTTCAGTGACATTGCGCATGCTATTCCGGGCTTGAGCGACCGCCTGCTTTCGGAGCGCCTCAAGGAGCTGGAGACGGAGGGCGTCGTTACCCGCGTCGTCTATCCCGAGACACCAGTGCGCATCGAATACCACCTCACGGAGAAGGGCCAGGATCTGGGCCTGGTCGTGGAGGCGATCTCCGACTGGTCCGCGCGCTGGGCGTGCGAGGAATCTGCCGCATCGGAGTCGCCCGAGTTGGTCGTCATCTCCGCCAACTAA